The Pirellulales bacterium DNA window ACGGTCTTGGTGCAGATTTTGCTTGCCGCGCACGCCTTGGCAGCGTAAAACTTTCAGGACTCGTTGAATAGTCAACCGGACGAAGCACAAGACATTCAGAGGAGAGTAGCGATGGGGCAATTGCGCCTATTTGCCGGGGTAACACTGCTGGTCGGAGTAGCAGCGCAGATCATGGCCGCCAGTCTGGTGGCGCACGCGGCTGAGGAACCGGTTGCGACCCGCGAGTTCGAAATCAGGAACGACCGGCCTTACCTCGGCGGCCAGCCGATCGATCTGTGGGGGCTGCGCTGCGGCAACGCCCAATTCAGCGAGGCCGTGACCGAACGGCACATTCGCAACTTCGACAATATGAATGCGCACGGGATCAATATGATCGGCGTGTACATTCAAGGCGCCAATGGCGGCTGGCCCAATTCCGAGGCGGGCTTGAACGGCTTCACCCGCGACGGCAAGATCAAACCGGCCGTTGCGGCCCGCATGGAACGGCTGATTCGTGAAGCGGACAAACGCGGCATGGTCGTCATGGTTGGGTTGATCTCGCCGCGCAAGGATCAAGACTTCTACGACGAAGCGGCGATTCAAAACGGAATCGAAAATGCCGCCCGCTTTCTCAAGGAAAGAAAGCTGAAGAACGTCTTTGTCGACATCGTGCACGAGTTCAGCCATGGCGAGCGTATGGATCACGCCCTACTGCGCGAGCCAGACGGCGAAAAGAAGAAGATGAAGCTTACCAAGTGGTTCAAAGACATTGCGCCGGATATCGAAGTTGGCATCTGTCCTGACATCGATTCCGGCACGCCCGACTCTTATCCCGGCATGGACGTCCGGATAATTCAAAAGAAGATGGCGATTCCTTCCTCGGGATTCATCGTGAACGTGGAAACCTTGCGGCAGGACAACTTTCAGCACGACGGTATTTTCACCAAATCGAATCTAGAATACACGCTCAACGAATGCCAGCGGTATCTCGATAACCCAAACGCGGTGATGCTGTTTCATGCCGGGTTCATCCAAGGCATCACGAATTCCAGCGGCACCGCTCCTCATCCGGAAATGGGGGGCTACGGCACCGGCCCGACTGACCGGGGCGTGCGTTTTTACTACGATTGGGTACGTGATCACGTCGGCCGCTGGGAATATCCGCGGCATGTGAAAGCAACCGTGACGGCCGCGGCGCAGTAAGAGGCCGCGGAATCGCCACGGCCGTGGTATAGTGGTGCCCGTCGACAGCGCTACCAGCCGGCTGTGCTGCCCGTTAAGAGTATCGCCCGTGCATTGTGATGCGGGCTAGACTCGTCCGAACAATAACAGGGAGCAGGTTATGAAGCGGCGCGGATTTACACTGGTCGAGTTGTTGGTCGTGATCGCCATTATCGCGGTTTTGATCGGCCTGTTGCTGCCGGCCGTGCAAATGGCGCGCGAGGCAGCCCGCCGCGCCCAATGCTCGAACAATCTTCGCCAGTTGGGCCTGGCCCTCTATGGTTATGAATCTTCGATGCAAGGGCTCCCCCCCAGCGCCATCATCTGGAAAGCCGCCGATGGCGTTACGATCAATACCAGCATCTTGGGCCCATTCACGCGTATCTTGCCATACTTTGAGCAAGGAAATGTCTATGGCTTAGTAGACACGCAACAACTGTATACGAATACGGATACGTTTTTAGCCAGCAACAATGCCGTACTGCCTGTGCTTTTGTGCCCTTCAGATCCCAGTCAAGACTCGATTCAAAATAGCACGTTCCTGAATGTCACCGGCAATACCTATGGATTCTCGATGGGGGATTGGTACGTTTGGCTGGGCTTCAATAATGGGCAAAACGGCGGCCCGCCGACCCGCTCGGCGATCGGCGTGAACCTCAGCCGTCGTTGGGCCGACTTTACCGACGGCACGAGCAACACCCTGCTAATGTCCGAAGTAAAGAACAATCAGCCGTACATCCGCGATTGCGGAAGGCTCGCCAATATCACGGATCCCAACGTCATTCCGCCGCCAGACGCGGATCCGCTCACTATCGTTCCAGAGTACATGGGAACGGGCTGTAGCGTGTTCACGAATGCGCACTCGCAATGGCCCGAGGTTACCGTGCATCACATCGGCTTCACCACGGCCTGGCCGCCCAACAAGGTCACGCCAGGTGGTCCTGGCTTTCTTTATCCCGACATCGACATTGACGGCGAGCGCGAGCGCATCGGCGGTCCCACGTTCGCCGCCGTCACCTCACGCAGCTACCATCCGGGTGGTGTCAACTCGATGATGGGGGACGGCTCGGCGCGATTCGTCAGCAACTCGACCAGCGGTATTGTCTGGCGGGCGCTGGGCACGGTCGCCGGTGGCGAAACTCCGACTGCGAACTGACATTAACGGAATCGCACGATGAAGCCGGCCATGCTGTTCGCGCTGCTCCTCTGCCTGGGCTCTGCCGGCTGTTGGTCGTCAGAGCGTCCCTCGATCGACGACCTGTCGTACGACTCGTCGAGTGCTCGCACAGCGCTTTTAGCGGCGCTGGATGCCTGGAAACAGGGGCGTGCCGCCGAGCTTGCCCGCCGCAAACCTCCGATTCGTTTCGCCGACGAAGACTACATCGGCGGCTGGCGGCTGACCGAGTATCAGCTTGTCGATCCCGAGCAGGAGATTCGCCCTTTCCAAGGAGTCCGCGTGAATCTGCTCTTGAAGAATCGCAAGGGGCAAACCGCGAAGCGACTGGCCAGCTACCAGGTGTCAATACGTCCCGGCATGGCCGTGTTGCGCAGCGATCCCTGACGGTCGGCGCGCAGCGGAATCAGATCAAACCCGCCTGTCCGGCAAAAGCGATGGGCAATCTAGCGGCAATCGCCCCTCGCCCGTACGATTGATCGGATGACGACCACTCGCCCGCGCGTTGTCTTCGTGCAACTGCCGATTCCGCCCGTCGGACCGGTTCCGGTGCGTGGCAATGTGCCGCTGGCGGCCGGTTATATGCAACTGTTGGCACGGCTGCGCGGATGGGAATTGCATTTTGCCATCGAAATCTTGCCGCCGGCACTTGCGAACACGCTTTCAGACCAGGGCCTGGTCGAAGAGATCGTCGCACGCCGCCCGTGGCTGGTCGGCTTTACCTGTTACCTGTGGAATATCGAGCGCTCGCTGTGGATCGCCGCCCGGCTCAAACAGCGTTTGCCCGAGGTGAAAATCCTGCTTGGCGGTCCCGAGATCACGGCCGACAACGCCTGGGTGTTGGGGCAGCCGGCCCTAGACTTCGCCGCGATCGGCGAAGGGGAGCAGACCTTCGCCGAGCTACTAGCAGTCGCTTCGCAGGGGTCGGCAGTCGCGCCCGGGTCGATCGACGGTCTTTACGTCGCGCCATCTCTTAACAGTGCGACGGCGGTGGGACTGCCGCTTGCGGATCCGGTATTGCCAAAGTTCCGCACGCCGCTTGCGAATCTCGACACAGTCAGCTCGCCTTATACGGCCGGCATCTTGGACGCCGCCGACGAGCATGTGCTGCTCTTGGAAACGATCCGTGGTTGTATCTTCAAATGCAAGTTCTGCTACTACCCGAAGAGCTACGATGCGCTTTATTTTGCTTCGCGCGAGAAAGTCGCAGCCAATCTTGCGCATGCCCGCGAACGTGGTGCCCGCGAGGTCGTGATTCTCGACCCGACGTTGAACCAGCGGCGCGATTTCGCCGACTTCGTACAGTTCCTGGCCGATGAAAATCCGCAGCAGCAGTTCACCTACTTCGGCGAGCTGCGCGGCGAGGGCATTACACCCGAGTTGGCCCGCTTGCTGCGTCAGGCCAATTTCGAGGAAGTTGAAATTGGCCTTCAATCGGTCGACCCTCAAGCGCAAGCCCTGATGGATCGGCCCAACAATTTACGGGCCTTCGAGCGCGGCGCGCGGGCGATGCTGGCCGCCGGCATCCGCGTCAAGGTCGACCTGATCATTGGCCTACCAGGCGATACGGCCGACTCGATTCGCCGCGGCATCGATTACTTTCTCGACACCGAGTTCTGCCGCAACGTGCAAGTGTTTCAGTTATCGGTTCTGCCTGGCACAGCCTTTCGCCAGGAAGCCGCGGCGCTGGGCCTGCGTTTCCAGGCGCGCCCTCCCTACTACGTGCTAGAGACGCCAACACTGGCACTTGCCGAAATGGTCGACCTGATGCGCGAAGCTCAAGAGCGCTTCGGCACCGAGTTCGATTCCTTGCCGGACCCGGTACTCGACTTCGACGAGCGAACCGCGTCGATCCCCGTGTGGCGGGTCGACTTGGAAGGAGCGTCGCACGGTGATGTTGGCAATCGGTATCACTCGCCCGAAGAAGCTTTGCCCCCGGCGACGTCCCGCGCGCAAGCCTTCTCGCTGTGGCTTCGCGCCGCAAACTTCGATCAATCCGCGGCGCGTGCCGCAAAGATCCTCGAGCAGTTGTTGACTGATAATCCGCATTCGACGTTGCAAATCATCCTCGAGCCCACGGGCGACGCGCGAAATATTACACCTCGTTTCCTCGAAATGCTGCGGCGCGTCTGCTATCGACAGACTTCGTACCTGGATCAGTTTTACTCGCTCGCGCCGGGGCGACCGATCGGTGCCAAACGACTGGTCGTGCTCTGTCCCTGGCAAGACCGCGTGCGCTTGGGCGAGCGCTGGATCGCGGCGGTGGCCGAATATGCAACGATCGTGTGGCGCGGCGGCGGCGACCGCGAACAGCTGCTGGAACTCGACCCCCGCGAAATCGTCATGGCGTAGGTGCCCCGCCGCCGCAAGTGTGCCATCGACCGGCGAATTCGGACTCGCTGCCAGGGGTAATTGCTCGGTCTGTTCGTGACATCCCGCGTAAGAGCTGGCCGTAGGCCGACTCGCATAACAATTCCGACAGGATTTCCGTTGACCCACCGGCCAGATTTGCGTAAATAAAGTCCTCTGATCTTTGTTTCACCCTGCAGGACGCTACTGGTAGCACTTCATTCTTTTCGCTCCGCCAGGGGCACGCCGCCACGATGTCATTCGCGGCGGCCGAGCTCAGTTTCGCTGGAAAAGAAGGAGTCGCTGCTGTAGTCCTCGCCCTCGGGTGTTCGTTCGGCGTGCCGAGCTTCGCGCCGCGCCTGCCAGTTCTTGAAATGCCGCGTATGGCCGTCGCCGGCAAACGCGATCCCACAATCGCAATTAGCGCCGGCAACGTCGCGTGGATAAGCGGTGTACAAGGCGCGGCCAAGCCGCTCGATCAGCCGGGCGAATTCCTAGTCTACGTTGGGCGCCGCGCCACTTCGGCCTAGCACTTTCCAGCAGGTCGGGGTGCAAACTTCGCCTCGGTCGAACGACCGCGCGGAAACGAATCGCCTGCCATCGCGGCGCTGCACAGCCGCAAGGTCGGTCACCTAAACAGTCAGACGGCCATGATCCACATGATGCCATCGGGAATCACAAAACAGGGGAATTTTGATGATACGCCTCGCAACCTTCTCATGCCTAGTACTGTGGTCGCTGGCATTCGGCCTGGCGACGCCCTCGCAAGTTTGGGCCGACCCGTCGACGGCGCTCGATGACTTCATCCACGCGCCCGACCCCAGCTTCGCGTGGACCGACGTCAGTTCGACATCAGGGCCCGGCTATACGGCCGATGTCCTTGATATGACCAGTCAGACCTGGCTTACGGCGGCCGACGTGGATCGCCCGGAATGGCACAACTATGTGACGATCATCAAGCCAGCGAACGTCACAAGCAACCGTGCTCTGTTGTGGATCGACGGCGGCAGCAATGGCGGATCCCCGCCAGGGGTCGATCCCAACCTGTTGGCGTTGGCGCAATCGACCGGCTCGATCGTCGTTGACGTCGGCGAGGTGCCGAACGAGCCGCTTACTTTCACTGGACAGCAACCTCGCACTGAAGACGGCATTATCGCCTACACCTGGCAGCAGTATCTGACGACCGGCAACGAACAATGGCCCGCCCAATTGCCGATGACCTTGGCGGCGGTCCGTGCCATGGACGCCGCCCAAGCGTTCGAATCTTCTCCTGCCGGCGGGTGGAACATCAACGACTTCGTGGTCTCTGGCGGATCGAAACGCGGTTGGACGACCTGGCTCACCGCGGCTGTCGACCCACGCGTGGCGGCAATTATCCCCGCGGTCGCCGACACCTTGAATGTCCAGAAAGCGTTCGAGCATGCTTACAACGCCTACGGCTATTGGCCGCCCGCCATTCAGGATTATGTAAGTGCCGGCATCCCCAATTGGTTCGGCACGCCGCAAATGGCCAACCTGATGCAGATCGTCGACCCCTACTCCTATGTCGACCGCTTCACCATGCCCAAGTTCATCGTCAACTCGACCGGCGATCAATTCTTTGCTCCCGACTCGT harbors:
- a CDS encoding DUF1559 domain-containing protein yields the protein MKRRGFTLVELLVVIAIIAVLIGLLLPAVQMAREAARRAQCSNNLRQLGLALYGYESSMQGLPPSAIIWKAADGVTINTSILGPFTRILPYFEQGNVYGLVDTQQLYTNTDTFLASNNAVLPVLLCPSDPSQDSIQNSTFLNVTGNTYGFSMGDWYVWLGFNNGQNGGPPTRSAIGVNLSRRWADFTDGTSNTLLMSEVKNNQPYIRDCGRLANITDPNVIPPPDADPLTIVPEYMGTGCSVFTNAHSQWPEVTVHHIGFTTAWPPNKVTPGGPGFLYPDIDIDGERERIGGPTFAAVTSRSYHPGGVNSMMGDGSARFVSNSTSGIVWRALGTVAGGETPTAN
- a CDS encoding radical SAM protein; its protein translation is MTTTRPRVVFVQLPIPPVGPVPVRGNVPLAAGYMQLLARLRGWELHFAIEILPPALANTLSDQGLVEEIVARRPWLVGFTCYLWNIERSLWIAARLKQRLPEVKILLGGPEITADNAWVLGQPALDFAAIGEGEQTFAELLAVASQGSAVAPGSIDGLYVAPSLNSATAVGLPLADPVLPKFRTPLANLDTVSSPYTAGILDAADEHVLLLETIRGCIFKCKFCYYPKSYDALYFASREKVAANLAHARERGAREVVILDPTLNQRRDFADFVQFLADENPQQQFTYFGELRGEGITPELARLLRQANFEEVEIGLQSVDPQAQALMDRPNNLRAFERGARAMLAAGIRVKVDLIIGLPGDTADSIRRGIDYFLDTEFCRNVQVFQLSVLPGTAFRQEAAALGLRFQARPPYYVLETPTLALAEMVDLMREAQERFGTEFDSLPDPVLDFDERTASIPVWRVDLEGASHGDVGNRYHSPEEALPPATSRAQAFSLWLRAANFDQSAARAAKILEQLLTDNPHSTLQIILEPTGDARNITPRFLEMLRRVCYRQTSYLDQFYSLAPGRPIGAKRLVVLCPWQDRVRLGERWIAAVAEYATIVWRGGGDREQLLELDPREIVMA
- a CDS encoding PhoPQ-activated protein PqaA family protein is translated as MIRLATFSCLVLWSLAFGLATPSQVWADPSTALDDFIHAPDPSFAWTDVSSTSGPGYTADVLDMTSQTWLTAADVDRPEWHNYVTIIKPANVTSNRALLWIDGGSNGGSPPGVDPNLLALAQSTGSIVVDVGEVPNEPLTFTGQQPRTEDGIIAYTWQQYLTTGNEQWPAQLPMTLAAVRAMDAAQAFESSPAGGWNINDFVVSGGSKRGWTTWLTAAVDPRVAAIIPAVADTLNVQKAFEHAYNAYGYWPPAIQDYVSAGIPNWFGTPQMANLMQIVDPYSYVDRFTMPKFIVNSTGDQFFAPDSSQFYFGALPGTKYLRYVPNTDHSLDNSDAGQSIQAFYDAILHNKPLPQFSWSVDAGGTLHVHSLTMPLEVKLWQATDLNARDFRLETIGAAYTSVTLTDLGNGNYTAVVPHPAQGWTAYFVELTFASGGLYPYKFTTDVQVIGVPEPGSCALLAVGALCLAAVARRKGWPGRQRA